The Deltaproteobacteria bacterium genome has a window encoding:
- a CDS encoding terpene cyclase/mutase family protein, whose protein sequence is MNRKFKIVALFVAACFLALAGSAMAATEQKVAQAMHGGQQYLRDKQELAGSWFDDEQWNRESATAFAVAALLETGVPASDPAIIKGIQYMVANAGWNGTYTILGGGGNYNHSSTLIALSLWALASNPAPITMTNIIRSARDFTVANQYLADNTYKGSWDYNGYGSGDTSNTQFAVMGLWYANRYLGESSSVTDTAWAQNLLTYLTAIHYITDVANNYGVFRYYPGSNSFIGGPMTAAGLWSLAMIGQDQDPMALRAEEWFAAPGTYTWAVTPGPYYNGGTGSYYYFMFGMAKALQATVGHQNTLGTPARPWAQDFINEVVDNKAIWTPASSMPDEITRVHWGDGYRSLDGGDILSTAWMLMSLAFIDPSVEKKDALLPDPPDADFPIRGLLTLSVKGNATISRAARRKIGPEKSAQTVTLPIGATEFIINKVPVGGTTILYIKVPDEALNPNNANSFIDANGNLKPGLNWFKIRNGAWKGQANIPIIIDRASKEIQVTLRDGGPEDDDGLANGKITDPGAPGFGVDGDVAADGDQTHSSSGLCFISSIFSL, encoded by the coding sequence ATGAACCGGAAGTTTAAAATCGTCGCTCTTTTTGTGGCGGCATGTTTTCTGGCCCTCGCCGGGTCGGCCATGGCCGCAACCGAGCAGAAGGTTGCCCAGGCCATGCATGGCGGCCAGCAGTACCTTCGGGACAAGCAGGAACTGGCAGGCTCATGGTTTGACGATGAGCAATGGAACAGGGAATCAGCTACAGCCTTCGCAGTGGCCGCGCTTCTTGAAACCGGCGTCCCGGCCTCAGACCCTGCAATAATCAAGGGGATTCAGTACATGGTGGCAAATGCCGGCTGGAACGGCACCTACACCATACTAGGCGGAGGCGGCAACTACAATCACAGCTCAACCCTAATCGCACTTTCCCTTTGGGCGCTTGCCAGCAATCCCGCGCCCATAACCATGACCAACATCATCCGCTCGGCCCGTGACTTCACCGTAGCCAACCAGTACCTGGCCGACAACACCTATAAGGGAAGCTGGGATTACAACGGATACGGCAGCGGCGACACGTCCAACACCCAGTTCGCGGTCATGGGCCTGTGGTACGCCAACCGCTATCTGGGCGAAAGCTCGTCCGTCACTGACACCGCCTGGGCCCAGAACCTGCTCACCTATCTTACCGCCATCCATTACATCACGGACGTGGCTAACAATTACGGAGTTTTTCGCTATTATCCGGGCTCAAACTCCTTCATAGGCGGCCCCATGACGGCGGCAGGCCTGTGGTCCCTGGCCATGATAGGTCAGGATCAGGACCCCATGGCCCTTAGGGCCGAGGAATGGTTCGCGGCCCCCGGCACCTATACCTGGGCCGTCACCCCCGGGCCTTACTACAACGGCGGAACAGGCTCTTACTATTACTTCATGTTCGGCATGGCCAAGGCCCTTCAGGCCACGGTTGGACATCAGAACACCCTCGGCACCCCGGCCCGCCCCTGGGCCCAGGACTTCATCAACGAAGTCGTTGACAACAAGGCCATCTGGACGCCGGCTTCTTCCATGCCCGACGAGATTACGCGGGTTCACTGGGGCGACGGATACCGTAGCCTTGACGGCGGCGACATTCTTTCAACCGCCTGGATGCTGATGTCCCTTGCCTTCATCGATCCTTCCGTCGAGAAGAAGGACGCCCTTCTGCCCGACCCCCCCGACGCTGACTTCCCCATCCGGGGCCTTCTCACCCTCTCGGTAAAGGGCAACGCCACCATCAGCCGGGCGGCCCGCCGGAAGATCGGCCCGGAAAAGAGCGCCCAGACGGTCACGCTCCCCATCGGAGCCACCGAGTTCATCATCAACAAGGTTCCGGTGGGCGGCACCACAATTCTTTACATCAAGGTGCCGGATGAGGCCCTGAATCCCAACAACGCCAACTCCTTCATCGACGCCAACGGCAACCTGAAGCCCGGCCTCAACTGGTTCAAGATTCGTAACGGCGCGTGGAAGGGCCAGGCCAACATCCCCATAATCATCGACAGGGCGTCCAAGGAAATCCAGGTCACCCTGCGTGACGGCGGCCCGGAAGACGACGATGGCCTCGCCAACGGCAAGATCACCGACCCCGGCGCTCCCGGCTTCGGCGTTGACGGCGACGTTGCTGCGGACGGCGACCAGACCCATTCTTCCAGCGGACTTTGTTTTATAAGCTCGATCTTCAGTCTGTAA